One genomic window of Candidatus Tanganyikabacteria bacterium includes the following:
- a CDS encoding efflux RND transporter permease subunit → MTEPGGFNFSAPFIRRPVLTTMLVMLLMTLGIFGGSKLSMDLFPNVEFPVVLIHVEYPGAAPQEVEALVTKQIEEAVASAAGLESLRSMSFEGLSWTIARFTIETSAKLAAADCRDKVAAIRYRLPRDVKDPSFRIFDPSAEPIINYALQGAEPRKLTTLLLQVIKPRLESIDGVALIEVFGDRKREIQLQLDPERLASHKVSLLGVFGALNQENYNLPAGRYAEGDRDLSLRAMGKFRSLDELSRLQIPTPGGGTVQVRDLGRVVDTTKDPTTAAVADGVDAVMFGVIKQNGANAVKVGESVAQRMKTLEAGLPPGVKVVKATDASEFTKESNLSVWEHMTVGGLLAVAVLFLFLRSKAATFIGGLAIPLSVVGTFYFMHVAGFSFNLLTNLALSMVIGILVDDAVVDLENIYRHMERGKHPIRAAIDATREIQQAVTATTLTIVAVFVPVGFMTGMVGKFFKEFGLTVACAVLVSLLIARTVTPMLAARMLRVRVQSTPEGTEDGEDAETTGYWLAPHYRRLLAWALSHRGLVVAMAVVAFGLGIGLVPFIPKGFMTQADSEEFALVVKLPKGASMGAIKAAAGQVEALARKRPEVAHVFTFIGDRDSAADLYATLTPRESRKLSDVEVAQLIRDQAQSLPGMRTQIRVIGIVAQGDQNYPVNVEMRSDDLGKLATYSQRLMAMLKRHREFIDIDSSLAQARPEMQLILDRQRAAELGVSPAGVAQTLRLATLGDTTTTYTEGEYDYDVRVMADPGVKGDLERLAALTIPVPGRGSVAIGAVTELRTSTGYSQITRKNRQRVVNVVANTRPGVALGEATKLAESLAGKLDLPPDVQMDFGGQAEDMREVFTGLITALALAILFIYLILAVQFESFIHPFTIMLSMPLSVIGAFLALFGTRTELGMMAMIGLIMLMGIVTKNAILIVDFTLTLRQRGMDRLEALLHAGPIRLRPILMTTAAMVMGMLPMAFRVGAGSEFRYPMAIVVIGGLITSTALTLVVVPVFYTLLDDLGGAVRRRLGWGESARIVGRRLEAADEALRDPATRV, encoded by the coding sequence ATGACCGAGCCCGGAGGCTTCAACTTCTCGGCGCCGTTCATCCGGCGGCCGGTGCTGACGACGATGCTCGTCATGCTGCTGATGACGCTCGGCATCTTCGGCGGCAGCAAGCTCTCGATGGACCTGTTCCCCAACGTCGAGTTCCCGGTGGTCCTCATCCACGTCGAGTATCCCGGCGCCGCGCCGCAGGAAGTCGAGGCCCTGGTCACCAAGCAGATAGAGGAGGCGGTGGCCAGCGCCGCCGGCCTCGAGAGCCTGCGCAGCATGTCCTTCGAAGGCCTGTCGTGGACCATCGCCCGGTTCACGATCGAGACCAGCGCGAAGCTCGCCGCGGCCGACTGCCGCGACAAGGTGGCCGCCATCCGCTACCGCCTGCCGCGCGACGTCAAGGACCCGAGCTTCCGCATCTTCGATCCCTCGGCCGAGCCCATCATCAACTACGCCCTCCAGGGGGCCGAACCGCGAAAGCTCACGACCCTGCTGCTCCAGGTGATCAAGCCGCGCCTGGAGAGCATCGACGGCGTGGCGCTGATCGAGGTCTTCGGCGACCGCAAGCGGGAAATCCAGCTGCAACTCGACCCCGAGCGGCTCGCGAGCCACAAGGTCTCGCTCCTGGGCGTCTTCGGGGCGCTGAATCAGGAGAATTACAACCTGCCCGCGGGCCGCTACGCGGAGGGCGACAGGGATCTCTCGCTGCGGGCCATGGGCAAGTTCCGCAGCCTGGACGAATTGTCGCGCCTGCAGATCCCGACGCCCGGTGGCGGCACCGTGCAGGTTCGGGACCTGGGCCGCGTCGTGGATACCACGAAGGACCCGACCACCGCGGCGGTGGCCGACGGCGTGGACGCGGTCATGTTCGGCGTGATCAAGCAGAACGGCGCCAACGCCGTGAAGGTCGGCGAGAGTGTCGCCCAGCGGATGAAGACCCTCGAAGCCGGCTTGCCGCCGGGCGTGAAGGTCGTGAAGGCCACCGACGCGTCCGAGTTCACCAAGGAGTCGAACCTCAGCGTCTGGGAGCACATGACCGTCGGCGGCCTGCTGGCGGTGGCGGTGCTGTTCCTCTTCCTGCGCAGCAAGGCGGCGACGTTCATCGGCGGCCTGGCGATCCCCCTCTCGGTCGTGGGCACCTTCTACTTCATGCACGTGGCGGGCTTTTCGTTCAACCTGCTCACGAACCTCGCGCTGTCGATGGTCATCGGCATCCTCGTGGACGACGCGGTCGTCGACCTGGAGAACATCTACCGGCACATGGAACGCGGCAAGCACCCCATCCGCGCCGCCATCGACGCCACCCGCGAGATTCAGCAGGCCGTGACGGCCACGACGCTCACGATCGTCGCCGTGTTCGTCCCGGTGGGCTTCATGACGGGCATGGTCGGCAAGTTCTTCAAGGAGTTCGGCCTCACGGTGGCCTGCGCGGTGCTCGTCTCGCTGCTCATCGCCCGCACCGTCACGCCGATGCTGGCGGCCAGGATGCTGAGGGTCCGCGTGCAAAGCACGCCGGAGGGCACCGAGGATGGCGAGGATGCGGAGACGACGGGCTACTGGTTGGCCCCTCACTATCGTCGGCTCCTCGCCTGGGCACTGTCCCACCGGGGCCTCGTCGTGGCAATGGCGGTCGTGGCCTTCGGCCTGGGCATCGGCCTGGTGCCTTTCATCCCCAAGGGCTTCATGACGCAGGCCGACAGCGAGGAGTTCGCCCTGGTCGTCAAGCTGCCCAAGGGCGCGTCCATGGGCGCCATCAAGGCCGCGGCCGGACAGGTCGAAGCCCTCGCGCGCAAGCGCCCCGAGGTGGCGCACGTCTTCACCTTCATCGGCGACCGGGACAGCGCCGCGGACCTCTACGCCACGCTCACTCCGAGAGAGTCCCGCAAGCTGAGCGACGTCGAGGTGGCGCAACTGATCCGCGACCAGGCCCAGTCGCTGCCGGGGATGCGCACGCAGATCCGCGTCATCGGCATCGTCGCGCAGGGCGACCAGAACTACCCGGTCAACGTCGAGATGCGCTCGGACGATCTCGGGAAGCTCGCGACCTACTCCCAGCGGCTGATGGCGATGCTCAAGCGGCACCGCGAGTTCATCGACATCGACTCGTCGCTCGCCCAGGCGAGGCCGGAGATGCAGCTCATCCTCGACCGGCAACGCGCCGCAGAGCTGGGCGTATCGCCGGCCGGCGTCGCCCAGACGCTGCGCCTGGCCACCCTGGGCGACACGACCACCACGTACACCGAGGGCGAATACGACTACGACGTGCGGGTCATGGCCGATCCGGGCGTCAAGGGGGACCTGGAGCGCCTGGCGGCGCTGACGATCCCCGTGCCCGGCCGCGGGAGCGTGGCAATCGGCGCGGTGACCGAGTTGCGCACCTCGACCGGCTACTCGCAGATCACCCGCAAGAACCGGCAACGGGTCGTCAACGTGGTCGCCAACACGCGCCCGGGAGTGGCGCTGGGCGAGGCGACCAAGCTCGCCGAAAGCCTCGCGGGGAAACTCGACCTGCCGCCCGACGTGCAAATGGACTTCGGCGGCCAGGCCGAGGACATGCGGGAGGTCTTCACCGGCCTCATCACGGCGCTGGCCCTGGCCATCCTGTTCATCTATCTGATCCTGGCCGTGCAGTTCGAGAGCTTCATCCACCCATTCACGATCATGCTCAGCATGCCGCTGTCGGTCATCGGCGCCTTCCTGGCGCTCTTCGGGACCCGCACCGAACTCGGGATGATGGCCATGATCGGCCTGATCATGCTGATGGGCATCGTGACCAAGAACGCCATCCTGATCGTGGACTTCACGCTCACGCTCCGCCAGCGAGGCATGGACCGCCTGGAAGCGCTGTTGCACGCCGGGCCCATCCGGTTGCGGCCCATCCTGATGACCACCGCCGCCATGGTGATGGGCATGCTGCCGATGGCGTTCCGCGTCGGCGCGGGCTCGGAGTTCCGCTACCCGATGGCGATCGTCGTGATCGGGGGCCTGATCACTTCGACGGCCCTGACCCTGGTGGTCGTGCCCGTGTTCTACACCCTGCTCGACGATCTCGGCGGAGCCGTGCGGCGCCGCCTGGGCTGGGGCGAGAGCGCCCGCATCGTGGGCCGGCGCCTGGAGGCGGCCGACGAGGCCCTCCGGGATCCCGCCACGCGGGTATGA
- a CDS encoding efflux RND transporter periplasmic adaptor subunit — translation MTVARAWLVALLLLAACSHKESNRKEAAPADPVAVSVVKAQPGPVQVPVEVSGLVVPDAEIRILPKVTGRLLWIVEEWATVKAGQEIARVDVPELGWQLEQARAAVQTAKAGLELARTNRANSQDTYRRVKEQFEAGAANAHQHEQAAAASKVAQAQVEQAQAQVAQAQAGVNLLQSQLGNARLTAPVAGIVTQRLVDVGGMASPAQPLLVLANARRRLVRAGVAERDLAELARGMRARISSVAYPGRVYGGTLIETSPAIDLQTRTVSAKILLGPDAGDLKFGMSVSVRLLPAARQGLVVPASAVQAEGEQYVLFLAEGGKARRVPISVGARMGDKVEIRSGLQAGAPVIHRGAEFLKDGDPIKS, via the coding sequence ATGACCGTTGCCCGCGCGTGGCTCGTCGCGCTGCTCCTGCTGGCCGCCTGCAGTCACAAGGAGAGCAATCGCAAGGAGGCGGCCCCGGCCGATCCGGTGGCCGTGTCGGTGGTCAAGGCGCAACCGGGGCCGGTGCAGGTGCCGGTGGAAGTGAGCGGCCTGGTGGTGCCCGACGCCGAGATCCGCATCCTGCCGAAAGTCACCGGCCGCCTGCTGTGGATCGTCGAGGAGTGGGCGACCGTCAAGGCCGGCCAGGAGATCGCCCGCGTCGACGTGCCCGAGCTGGGCTGGCAACTGGAGCAGGCGCGAGCGGCCGTGCAGACCGCGAAGGCGGGCCTGGAGCTGGCCCGCACCAATCGCGCCAACTCTCAGGACACCTACCGCCGCGTCAAGGAGCAATTCGAGGCCGGCGCCGCCAACGCTCACCAGCACGAGCAGGCCGCGGCCGCCAGCAAGGTCGCACAGGCGCAGGTCGAGCAGGCGCAGGCGCAGGTCGCCCAGGCGCAGGCGGGGGTCAACCTCCTGCAGTCCCAGCTTGGCAATGCCCGCCTCACGGCTCCCGTGGCGGGTATCGTCACCCAGCGCCTGGTGGACGTGGGCGGCATGGCCTCGCCCGCGCAGCCGCTGCTGGTGCTGGCCAACGCCAGGCGCCGCCTGGTGCGGGCCGGGGTGGCAGAGCGCGACCTGGCCGAACTCGCCAGAGGCATGCGCGCCCGGATCTCCAGCGTGGCTTACCCCGGCCGCGTCTACGGCGGGACGCTCATCGAGACGAGCCCCGCCATAGATCTGCAGACCCGCACCGTCTCGGCCAAGATCCTGCTGGGGCCTGATGCAGGCGATCTGAAGTTCGGGATGTCCGTGAGCGTCCGGCTGCTCCCCGCGGCCCGCCAGGGCCTGGTGGTGCCGGCCAGCGCCGTGCAGGCGGAAGGCGAGCAATACGTGCTCTTCCTGGCCGAGGGCGGCAAGGCCCGCCGCGTGCCGATTTCGGTCGGGGCGCGCATGGGCGACAAGGTCGAGATCCGCTCGGGCCTCCAAGCCGGCGCGCCCGTCATCCACCGCGGCGCCGAGTTCCTCAAGGACGGGGATCCGATCAAGTCATGA
- a CDS encoding TolC family protein — protein MLAALAVATMSAAAMPPAGPLTLEQAVRKAIVASGPVRAAKARLGLARERTNEVWAGVYPQIALSSSLMRFDLLGGSGGMGTSGLGGGGLGGFGGLGGLGGLGGTSIDGAMGGLGGFDGGIAAAGAAGGGQPFHQVQAQAQITQVLFDGMRTQSGLRLADLAELAGRSEVAAAVRRTAIETATAYLQVLRAEALADLAARAVDQARRQLERAEIREKTGAGMRLDVLQARTGLSAFRVQQAAAANGARRARVMLGALLGEEAAAPLEPVVLPKVDADLERDLERAVARRPEAEQLDLKIAMDREQITIQERSAWPTAGAFGMLSWQGGGGSRYDALGVQANWPLFDAGKVRAKVAQARAELAADEATREGLARSVEADTRRALLDRTDARERVKLAGEGLESAREALRLAEIRHQTGVGTMFDVSDAQQAVVRAESDLIDARYEVELAEVRLAAALGVPLSDLGLTLGDQP, from the coding sequence CGCAAGGCCATAGTCGCCTCGGGCCCCGTCCGCGCCGCCAAGGCCAGGCTCGGTCTGGCCCGCGAGCGAACCAACGAGGTCTGGGCGGGCGTGTACCCGCAAATCGCGCTATCCAGTTCGCTCATGCGCTTCGATCTGCTCGGCGGCAGCGGCGGCATGGGCACGAGCGGCCTCGGCGGAGGCGGCCTCGGCGGGTTCGGGGGCCTGGGCGGGCTTGGGGGCCTCGGGGGAACGTCCATCGACGGCGCCATGGGCGGTCTCGGAGGATTCGACGGCGGCATTGCGGCCGCCGGTGCCGCCGGAGGCGGCCAGCCGTTCCACCAGGTGCAGGCCCAGGCCCAGATCACGCAGGTGCTGTTCGACGGCATGCGCACGCAATCCGGCCTGCGCCTGGCCGATCTGGCCGAACTGGCCGGCCGCTCGGAAGTGGCCGCCGCCGTGCGCCGCACGGCCATCGAGACGGCAACCGCGTACTTGCAGGTGCTGCGGGCCGAGGCTCTTGCCGACCTGGCCGCCCGGGCGGTGGACCAGGCGCGGCGCCAGCTCGAGCGCGCCGAGATCCGGGAGAAGACCGGCGCGGGGATGCGCCTGGACGTGCTGCAAGCCAGGACCGGTCTCTCCGCGTTCAGGGTCCAGCAGGCCGCAGCGGCCAACGGGGCCCGCCGCGCCCGCGTCATGCTCGGGGCCCTGTTGGGCGAGGAAGCCGCCGCGCCCCTGGAGCCGGTCGTCTTGCCCAAAGTGGACGCCGACCTCGAGCGCGACCTGGAGCGGGCCGTGGCGCGCCGGCCCGAGGCCGAGCAACTGGATCTCAAGATCGCCATGGATCGCGAGCAGATCACCATCCAGGAGCGCTCGGCCTGGCCGACGGCCGGCGCCTTCGGCATGCTCTCGTGGCAGGGCGGGGGCGGGTCCCGGTACGACGCGCTGGGCGTGCAGGCCAATTGGCCGCTCTTCGACGCCGGCAAGGTCCGGGCCAAGGTGGCGCAGGCGCGGGCCGAACTCGCCGCCGACGAGGCCACCCGCGAAGGCCTGGCCCGGAGCGTCGAGGCCGACACAAGGCGGGCCCTCCTGGATCGGACCGACGCGCGCGAACGCGTGAAGCTGGCCGGCGAGGGCCTGGAGAGCGCCCGGGAGGCGCTGCGTCTGGCCGAGATCCGCCACCAGACGGGAGTCGGCACCATGTTCGACGTCAGCGACGCCCAGCAGGCGGTGGTGCGGGCCGAGAGCGACCTGATCGACGCTCGCTACGAGGTCGAACTCGCCGAGGTGCGGCTCGCGGCGGCGCTGGGCGTCCCGCTCTCGGACCTCGGATTGACGCTGGGAGACCAACCATGA